A window of the Cystobacter fuscus genome harbors these coding sequences:
- a CDS encoding serine/threonine-protein kinase PknK, which produces MRCPVCYRRLTPGTACPLHAERPRLPLEELEPLSPPHVPGLPLLAPLGVGGFSQVFSARREQDGTEVAVKVALAASASPRFTHEAAALRRVGPPTVPALLGQGELPGGRAFLVLERLRGQTLAAWMAALPGSGAASLPHVRELLSGLCTALEHVHGVGLVHRDLKPENLFLREGGALSLLDLGLAYFLDAPDAREPEASVRLTRTGERLGTPFYMSPEQCLASPGVDTRADLYALGVLLFELLTGTPPFTGGPDEVRRGHVSLRPPLASERAALPRALDDVLLRCLAKEPAERFASASALLAAFDAACLTASAPPTAPELPQRPTPSQGVRPVALLGVAGDVEAPWLAAAVSPEGGLLARVHPGRYLVAFPEHPSAEAGLRAALRAARPLSREPGVSTVLHLAPLRVRPGVSQLRLAGEALDAPDTWWPREGLTPEAALALGEGAITPGPEDTSPEAEPPPLFGRDALLDTLCADAARAFSGPGPGLTVLTGEPGLGKTRVLDALATRLEAEPGVRVVRLAAPPPDSTPGDALLHALWDALTTPLPFPAPTRRQALARAVAEALRQSVTRGPLALLLDDAHQADPTTLDTLEVATLAAPGVPLWVCAAARPELRGLRPLLGERAGHLAHHVLPPLAPEAQRALLRHLLRPAEFIPEPVLARLEQLTQGVPLSLVEVARALRTSGALRATADGEGYVAADELLHVSVTPLFERLAARALAVLPEAHQGLARLCAVLGQEVTVARVDAAQRHLEKKEDTARMANLDAGTGLARLERAGLLRAVGPGRHAFRQPQLREALERALPPTWRRALHLAALRALPDGESEPRARARHAAASGAHEEAFAAWFALGEAARRAHRHVEAEQDYTHALAQLPEGDRERRARVLAGRGRVRYRTHRFHEALADLGQARALARALGNTALEVDLLLEEATLVDWLEDAEGSAARTREALEKAEALDDPRLSVRCSLARARQSWREGDWARATRLLTATVEAATLARDTETRIIALMMQGTGLALDGQEAPAAAAFDEALALSQREGDALHRAATLINRTFLWRLRGDLEGTERDLREAIALGRELGHAQVERWSVGQLAECLHWMGRDAEALGLARRAHELGVRFFGAHPVAVDAVLLARVALALGDARQARTLLDWLDAHCEPEQTPPNTRALWRLVALRVAEAESGTRDAAAWRALADEATPDTSGDELTEVLHQAAVAAWEAGAWDEARQWLVRARDTARASPLWRSRLDALAVDWEATPTPETRGLPGNSPSPLPLSRR; this is translated from the coding sequence ATGCGCTGCCCGGTCTGCTACCGCCGACTCACCCCCGGCACCGCCTGTCCCCTCCACGCGGAGCGGCCCCGGCTCCCTCTCGAGGAGCTCGAGCCCCTCTCGCCTCCCCACGTGCCCGGACTCCCACTCCTCGCCCCCCTGGGCGTCGGAGGCTTCTCCCAGGTCTTCTCCGCCCGCCGGGAGCAGGACGGCACCGAGGTGGCCGTGAAGGTGGCCCTCGCCGCCTCCGCCTCGCCCCGCTTCACCCACGAGGCCGCCGCCCTGCGCCGCGTGGGGCCTCCCACCGTCCCCGCCCTCCTGGGACAGGGAGAGCTGCCCGGAGGCCGGGCCTTCCTCGTGCTCGAACGTCTGCGGGGACAGACGCTCGCCGCCTGGATGGCCGCGCTCCCCGGTTCCGGCGCCGCCTCGCTCCCCCACGTGCGCGAGCTGCTCTCCGGCCTGTGCACCGCCCTGGAGCACGTCCACGGCGTGGGGCTCGTCCACCGCGACCTCAAGCCCGAGAACCTCTTCCTGCGCGAGGGCGGCGCGCTCAGCCTCCTGGACCTCGGCCTCGCGTACTTCCTCGACGCCCCGGACGCCAGGGAGCCCGAGGCCTCCGTCCGCCTCACCCGCACCGGCGAGCGGCTCGGCACCCCCTTCTACATGTCGCCCGAGCAGTGCCTCGCCTCGCCCGGCGTGGACACGCGCGCGGACCTCTACGCGCTCGGTGTCCTCCTCTTCGAGCTGCTCACCGGCACCCCGCCCTTCACCGGCGGGCCGGACGAGGTGCGGCGGGGCCATGTGAGCCTCCGCCCTCCCCTCGCCTCCGAGCGCGCCGCCCTGCCCCGGGCCCTCGACGACGTCCTCCTGCGCTGCCTCGCCAAGGAGCCCGCGGAGCGCTTCGCCTCGGCCTCCGCGCTGCTCGCCGCCTTCGACGCCGCGTGCCTCACCGCGTCCGCCCCCCCCACCGCGCCCGAGCTTCCCCAGCGCCCCACGCCCTCCCAGGGAGTGCGGCCCGTGGCCCTGCTCGGCGTGGCCGGAGACGTGGAGGCCCCATGGCTCGCCGCGGCCGTCTCTCCCGAGGGCGGACTGCTCGCGCGCGTCCACCCGGGCCGCTACCTCGTCGCCTTCCCCGAGCACCCCTCGGCCGAGGCGGGACTGCGCGCCGCCCTGCGCGCCGCGCGTCCCCTCTCCCGAGAGCCCGGCGTGTCCACCGTGCTCCACCTCGCCCCGCTGCGCGTGCGCCCCGGAGTCTCGCAGCTGCGGCTCGCCGGCGAGGCCCTGGACGCGCCCGACACCTGGTGGCCCCGCGAGGGCCTCACCCCCGAGGCCGCGCTCGCGCTCGGCGAGGGCGCCATCACGCCCGGCCCGGAAGACACCTCCCCCGAGGCCGAGCCCCCGCCCCTGTTCGGCCGTGACGCGCTGCTCGACACCCTGTGCGCGGACGCGGCCCGTGCCTTCTCGGGCCCGGGCCCGGGGCTGACCGTGCTCACCGGCGAGCCGGGACTCGGCAAGACGCGCGTGCTCGATGCGCTCGCCACGCGCCTGGAGGCGGAGCCCGGCGTGCGCGTGGTGCGCCTCGCCGCGCCCCCACCCGATTCGACGCCAGGGGATGCCCTGCTCCACGCGCTGTGGGACGCCCTCACCACCCCCCTGCCCTTTCCCGCCCCCACCCGGCGCCAGGCACTCGCCCGCGCCGTGGCCGAGGCCCTGCGCCAATCCGTCACCCGGGGGCCGCTGGCCCTGCTGCTGGACGACGCGCACCAGGCGGACCCCACCACCCTGGACACGCTGGAGGTGGCCACGCTCGCCGCGCCGGGCGTGCCCCTGTGGGTGTGCGCCGCGGCGCGTCCCGAGCTGCGCGGCCTGCGTCCGCTGCTGGGCGAGCGCGCCGGGCACCTCGCGCACCATGTGCTGCCGCCGCTCGCGCCCGAGGCCCAGCGCGCGCTCCTGCGCCACCTGCTGCGCCCCGCCGAGTTCATCCCCGAGCCGGTGCTCGCCCGCCTGGAGCAACTGACGCAAGGCGTGCCCCTGTCCCTGGTGGAGGTGGCGCGGGCGCTGCGCACCTCGGGCGCGCTGCGCGCCACGGCGGACGGCGAGGGTTACGTGGCCGCGGACGAGCTGCTCCACGTCTCGGTGACGCCCCTCTTCGAGCGGCTCGCGGCGCGTGCGCTGGCGGTGCTGCCCGAGGCGCACCAGGGGCTGGCGCGGCTGTGCGCGGTGCTCGGCCAGGAGGTGACGGTGGCGCGGGTGGACGCGGCCCAGCGGCACCTGGAGAAGAAGGAGGACACCGCGCGCATGGCGAACCTGGACGCGGGCACGGGGCTCGCGCGACTGGAACGCGCGGGCCTGCTGCGCGCGGTGGGGCCCGGGCGCCATGCCTTCCGCCAGCCCCAGTTGCGTGAGGCGCTCGAGCGGGCGCTGCCTCCCACCTGGCGCCGGGCCCTGCACCTGGCGGCCCTGCGCGCGCTCCCCGACGGGGAGTCGGAGCCGCGCGCACGCGCGCGTCATGCCGCGGCCAGTGGCGCGCACGAGGAAGCCTTCGCCGCCTGGTTCGCGCTCGGCGAGGCCGCGCGACGCGCCCACCGTCACGTGGAGGCCGAGCAGGACTACACCCACGCGCTCGCGCAGCTCCCCGAGGGAGACCGGGAGCGCCGGGCGCGGGTGCTGGCCGGCCGGGGCCGGGTGCGCTACCGCACCCACCGCTTCCACGAGGCGCTGGCGGACCTGGGACAAGCGCGCGCGCTGGCCCGGGCCCTGGGGAACACCGCCCTGGAGGTGGACCTGCTCCTGGAGGAGGCCACGCTCGTGGACTGGCTGGAGGACGCCGAGGGCTCGGCGGCGCGCACCCGCGAGGCGTTGGAGAAGGCCGAGGCGCTGGATGACCCGCGGCTGTCGGTGCGCTGCTCACTCGCTCGCGCGCGGCAGTCCTGGCGGGAGGGGGACTGGGCGCGCGCCACGCGGCTGCTCACCGCCACGGTGGAGGCGGCCACGCTCGCGCGGGACACGGAGACGCGCATCATCGCGTTGATGATGCAGGGCACGGGACTCGCGCTCGACGGCCAGGAGGCCCCCGCCGCGGCGGCCTTCGACGAGGCGCTCGCGCTGAGCCAGCGAGAGGGGGACGCGCTGCACCGGGCCGCGACCCTCATCAACCGCACCTTCCTGTGGCGCCTGCGAGGGGACCTCGAGGGCACCGAGAGAGATTTGCGCGAGGCCATCGCCCTGGGGCGCGAGCTGGGACATGCGCAGGTGGAGCGCTGGAGCGTGGGGCAGCTCGCCGAGTGCCTGCACTGGATGGGGCGCGACGCGGAGGCGCTGGGGCTCGCGCGACGGGCGCACGAGCTGGGCGTGCGCTTCTTCGGGGCGCACCCGGTGGCGGTGGACGCGGTGTTGCTCGCGCGCGTGGCCCTGGCGCTGGGGGACGCACGGCAGGCGCGCACGCTGCTCGACTGGCTCGACGCCCACTGCGAGCCGGAGCAGACCCCACCCAACACGCGGGCCCTCTGGCGACTGGTGGCGCTGCGCGTGGCGGAGGCGGAGTCCGGCACCCGCGACGCCGCCGCATGGCGCGCGCTCGCGGACGAGGCCACTCCGGACACCTCGGGCGACGAGCTCACGGAGGTGCTGCACCAGGCCGCCGTGGCCGCGTGGGAGGCCGGCGCCTGGGACGAGGCCCGGCAGTGGCTCGTCCGCGCGCGCGACACCGCCCGGGCCTCCCCCCTGTGGCGCTCGAGGCTGGACGCCCTCGCTGTGGACTGGGAGGCAACACCCACACCCGAGACCCGTGGCCTCCCCGGCAACAGCCCTTCACCCCTCCCCCTTTCTCGAAGGTGA
- a CDS encoding ADYC domain-containing protein, whose protein sequence is MRSLPTSPWLLGALLLGACAGPIEPDSNPDAELAIAADPLQAENGGNLNGGNLNGGNLNGNDLSNFVVSVNFNPARKNGYTVDNVWLQGTTFYGYEDGRVIRDREFIGVDFQGNLGDGAGGTVRMRITGMNQAPAPNTDITLYSVQYFDTTDYGWKPACRDAAGTVVQAIPIAGVWNYQQDVPGGGSKYSDPERFTFACLGGAIAKCTLWGYRPWASYNGTPLEQYHQACTRLVRADYCGNGKTYTVPGNRINLYDPLGIQQDTEGWFFEAAWDVNGAKCFYALNRTHSQLPCFSSRQDLLCGLDLGSSNMGMLLANETPGTLGMDPGW, encoded by the coding sequence ATGCGTTCCCTCCCGACCTCTCCCTGGCTCCTTGGAGCCTTGCTGCTGGGTGCCTGCGCGGGCCCCATCGAGCCCGACAGCAACCCGGACGCCGAGCTGGCCATCGCCGCGGATCCGCTCCAGGCGGAGAACGGGGGCAACCTCAACGGCGGCAATCTCAACGGCGGCAACCTCAACGGCAACGACCTGTCCAACTTCGTCGTCAGCGTGAACTTCAATCCGGCGCGCAAGAACGGCTACACGGTGGACAACGTGTGGCTCCAGGGCACCACCTTCTATGGCTATGAGGACGGCCGCGTCATCCGCGACCGGGAGTTCATCGGCGTGGACTTCCAGGGCAACCTGGGTGACGGCGCGGGCGGCACCGTGCGCATGCGCATCACCGGGATGAACCAGGCGCCGGCGCCCAACACGGACATCACGCTCTACAGCGTGCAGTACTTCGACACCACGGACTACGGCTGGAAGCCGGCCTGCCGCGATGCCGCGGGAACCGTCGTGCAAGCCATTCCCATCGCGGGCGTGTGGAACTACCAGCAGGACGTGCCCGGCGGGGGCTCGAAGTACAGCGACCCCGAGCGCTTCACCTTCGCCTGTCTGGGGGGCGCCATCGCCAAGTGCACGCTCTGGGGCTACCGGCCCTGGGCCAGCTACAACGGCACCCCGCTCGAGCAGTACCACCAGGCCTGCACGCGGCTGGTGCGCGCGGACTACTGCGGCAATGGCAAGACGTACACGGTCCCCGGCAACCGTATCAACCTCTACGATCCCCTCGGCATCCAGCAGGACACCGAGGGCTGGTTCTTCGAGGCGGCGTGGGACGTGAACGGCGCGAAGTGCTTCTACGCGCTCAACCGCACCCACTCGCAGCTGCCCTGCTTCAGCTCCCGGCAGGACCTGCTGTGCGGTCTGGACCTGGGCTCGAGCAACATGGGCATGCTGCTGGCCAACGAGACGCCCGGTACCCTGGGGATGGATCCGGGCTGGTAG
- a CDS encoding ParA family protein has protein sequence MKTIAFVSGTGGAGKTSLVYHLAHMLPRLGYPTLAVDLDPLATLSSLLLGDKRLEEMWDEGTHTVLSSLAPLMDGQEDIGRPNPFVVTESLWGLAGEPALWSLDGPLAEARFECHSGERSAFSRLSAFHRVVQRAGQETKSAVALLDLGSGLGSINQTALLAADFLVFPVAADTFSLHGLKVLGPFIRQWREEWRHLRQRVGNSSAELPEGRMAPVGYVALRLNFFQGRRTRFQAQWMNQIPAVYATEVLGVKETEIPRDDHDESCLALLRNYGSLMSMAQEARKPMFDLTPADGAVGSYAPLVHECFQDFEGLATLLVMQCGVEKPT, from the coding sequence GTGAAGACGATTGCCTTCGTCAGTGGCACGGGCGGCGCGGGCAAGACGAGTCTGGTCTATCATCTGGCGCATATGCTGCCACGTCTGGGTTATCCGACGCTGGCGGTGGATCTGGATCCCCTCGCGACATTGTCCTCCCTGCTTCTTGGCGACAAACGTCTGGAAGAGATGTGGGATGAGGGGACTCATACGGTCCTTTCGAGCCTCGCTCCACTGATGGATGGCCAGGAGGACATCGGAAGACCCAATCCCTTCGTCGTCACGGAGTCTCTCTGGGGCCTCGCTGGGGAGCCCGCCCTCTGGAGTCTGGATGGACCCTTGGCGGAGGCTCGGTTCGAGTGTCACTCGGGTGAGCGGTCCGCGTTCTCGCGACTTTCCGCCTTCCATCGGGTCGTGCAGCGGGCCGGCCAGGAGACGAAGAGCGCGGTGGCGCTCCTCGATCTGGGCAGTGGCTTGGGCTCCATCAACCAGACCGCGCTTCTCGCCGCGGACTTCCTCGTCTTCCCGGTGGCGGCCGATACGTTCTCATTGCACGGCCTCAAGGTCCTTGGTCCATTTATCAGACAGTGGCGTGAGGAGTGGCGACACCTCCGCCAGCGTGTCGGGAATTCCTCGGCTGAATTGCCTGAGGGACGCATGGCTCCCGTGGGGTATGTGGCGCTTCGGCTGAACTTCTTCCAGGGGCGTCGCACTCGGTTCCAGGCGCAATGGATGAACCAGATTCCCGCTGTCTACGCGACGGAGGTTCTCGGCGTGAAGGAGACGGAGATACCTCGGGATGACCATGACGAGAGCTGTCTCGCGCTCCTGCGCAATTACGGCAGCTTGATGTCCATGGCGCAGGAGGCACGAAAGCCCATGTTCGACCTGACGCCCGCGGACGGTGCCGTCGGCAGCTACGCTCCTCTCGTCCACGAGTGTTTCCAGGATTTCGAGGGATTGGCGACGTTGCTCGTCATGCAGTGTGGGGTGGAGAAACCAACGTAA
- a CDS encoding bifunctional serine/threonine-protein kinase/formylglycine-generating enzyme family protein: MSESAQQPPGPRLRGDWQPPSEVDEYRLLRLLGQGRTGRVYLAQDTLLERTVAVKFIPALDADALPRFLIEARAAARIQHPNVATLYRAGQFDGHPYLVSEYIRGTSLDRLPRPLPWRRVLEIGVGLARGLAAAHRRNVLHRDIKPGNAILEETGTVKLLDFGLAKLLDGPATPPPESDDDPEEALPAQAPPGLELPSLTRGTLVGTPYFMSPEAWAREPVSARADLFSLGAVLYELAAGQGPFRHVPPRELARAVREQDARPLLLARPDVEARLAAVVDRCLRRDPLERFASADALLEALEDVRTGDTAPRVPEGNPYRGLNAFQEEHRALFFGRQREVRAVVERLRANAFVLVTGDSGVGKSSLCLAGVVPRVVEGALEDGYTWRPARMVPGRRPISLLAAALAPHFPLEEARIEQLAREEPTALVRALRASLGENTRQGLLLHVDQLEELVTLSEPGEALLLAELLAQFASGVAGVRLLATVRSDFLTRLGVLPGLGEALSRALYLLRPLGRAEVREVVTGPARLKGARFESEALIQELVDSTLSAEGGLPLLQFTLAELWEARDAARGLIPASALEALGGVSGALARYADGIIAQLLPDQQAAARRLLMRLVTVDNTRARRSEAELLGQEPAAPAALEALIRARLVVARRSEEGASFDIAHEALLTGWPTLAQWLAEAHEARQLHARLERAASEWERLGRPREALWGARHLAELQAPPQEALSARETVFLDASRGALRRGKLLTRALAVGFIASLVLVYAGLRVNAWYTLDRQVRARLAEARPLLERAHEQRRALERTRAESFALFDAGKQEDASTRWAEALRLSRDTERDYLLASEAMEKALVLAPDREEVREAFADVLAERALLAERAFHPGDRDELLQRLSLYDTSGTRMVRWNAPMRLSVRTRPTGATVTLARYTLVDDQYVPTPAPVPGPTPQEGLSLERSSWLVEVSAPGHAPVRYPLRAEPGTERVLELVLPEERQVPPGFVYVPRGAFLFGTAAEESIRRFFNTTPLHPVETGPYLISRTEVTYGEYLEWLETLPPERFARHVPHGASATSVNAEVKLTRSPEGWWRLRIMPNVVAYEAKEGEPIRYTSRPRDVEQDWRRMPVGAIDYEDARAYAAWLASTGRVPGARLCTEWEWERAARGADEREFPQGDVLLPHQANFDETYGKVGANFGPDEVGRHPGSRSPFGLEDMSGNVWEWVDSVLAPGRPVARGGSYYYAASTARVTNRESPEPNFRDLSVGLRLCASAPPGVQ, encoded by the coding sequence GTGAGCGAGTCCGCGCAGCAACCTCCGGGTCCTCGCCTCCGCGGCGACTGGCAACCGCCCTCCGAGGTCGATGAGTACCGACTCCTGCGCCTGCTGGGCCAGGGTCGCACCGGGCGCGTCTACCTCGCCCAGGACACGCTCCTGGAGCGCACGGTCGCGGTGAAGTTCATCCCGGCGCTCGACGCGGACGCCCTTCCACGCTTCCTCATCGAGGCACGCGCCGCCGCCCGCATCCAGCACCCCAACGTCGCCACCCTCTACCGCGCCGGCCAGTTCGACGGGCATCCCTACCTCGTCTCCGAGTACATCCGGGGCACGAGCCTGGACCGGCTGCCCCGCCCCCTGCCGTGGCGGCGCGTGCTGGAGATCGGCGTGGGGTTGGCGCGCGGGCTCGCCGCCGCCCACCGCCGCAACGTCCTGCACCGCGACATCAAGCCCGGCAACGCCATCCTCGAGGAGACCGGCACGGTGAAGCTGCTGGACTTCGGCCTGGCGAAGCTCCTCGACGGGCCCGCGACGCCGCCACCCGAGTCCGACGACGACCCGGAGGAAGCACTGCCCGCCCAGGCCCCGCCCGGGCTCGAGCTGCCCTCGCTCACCCGGGGCACGCTCGTGGGCACGCCCTACTTCATGTCCCCCGAGGCCTGGGCGCGCGAGCCCGTCTCGGCCCGCGCGGATCTCTTCTCCCTGGGCGCGGTGCTCTACGAGCTCGCCGCCGGACAGGGCCCCTTCCGCCACGTACCCCCCCGGGAGCTGGCCCGCGCCGTCCGGGAGCAGGACGCACGCCCCCTGCTCCTGGCCCGTCCGGACGTGGAGGCGCGTCTGGCCGCGGTGGTGGACCGCTGCCTGCGCCGCGACCCGCTCGAGCGCTTCGCCTCCGCCGATGCGCTGCTGGAAGCACTCGAGGACGTGCGCACGGGCGACACCGCCCCACGCGTACCCGAGGGCAATCCCTACCGCGGCCTCAACGCCTTCCAGGAAGAGCACCGGGCGCTGTTCTTCGGCCGCCAGCGCGAGGTACGCGCCGTGGTGGAGCGGCTGCGCGCCAACGCCTTCGTGCTCGTCACCGGCGACTCCGGCGTGGGCAAGTCCTCGCTGTGTCTGGCGGGCGTCGTTCCGCGCGTCGTCGAGGGCGCGCTGGAGGATGGCTACACCTGGCGTCCGGCGCGGATGGTGCCCGGACGCCGCCCCATCTCCCTGCTGGCCGCCGCGCTCGCCCCGCACTTCCCGCTCGAGGAGGCGCGCATCGAGCAGCTCGCCCGCGAGGAGCCCACCGCGCTGGTGCGGGCCCTGCGCGCCTCGCTCGGGGAGAACACCCGCCAGGGACTGCTGCTGCACGTGGATCAGCTCGAGGAGCTGGTGACGCTCAGCGAGCCCGGGGAGGCGCTGCTCCTGGCCGAGCTGCTCGCGCAGTTCGCCTCGGGCGTGGCCGGGGTGCGCCTGCTCGCCACGGTGCGCAGTGACTTCCTCACCCGGCTGGGCGTGCTGCCCGGCCTGGGCGAGGCGCTCTCGCGGGCCCTCTACCTGCTGCGCCCCCTGGGCCGCGCCGAGGTGCGCGAGGTGGTGACGGGCCCCGCCCGCCTCAAGGGCGCGCGCTTCGAGTCCGAGGCCCTCATCCAAGAGCTGGTGGACTCCACCCTGAGCGCCGAGGGCGGGCTGCCGCTGCTCCAGTTCACCCTGGCGGAGCTGTGGGAGGCGAGGGACGCGGCCCGGGGCCTCATTCCCGCCTCGGCGCTGGAGGCGCTGGGGGGCGTGAGTGGGGCGCTCGCGCGCTACGCCGACGGCATCATCGCCCAGTTGCTGCCGGACCAGCAGGCGGCGGCCCGGCGGCTGCTCATGCGGCTCGTCACGGTGGACAACACCCGCGCCCGCCGCTCCGAGGCCGAGTTGCTGGGCCAGGAGCCCGCCGCGCCCGCCGCGCTGGAGGCCCTCATCCGCGCGCGGCTGGTGGTGGCCCGCCGCTCCGAGGAAGGCGCCTCCTTCGACATCGCCCACGAGGCGCTGCTCACCGGCTGGCCCACGCTCGCCCAGTGGCTCGCCGAGGCCCACGAGGCGCGCCAGCTCCACGCCCGGCTCGAGCGCGCCGCCTCCGAGTGGGAGCGGTTGGGCCGTCCCCGCGAGGCCCTGTGGGGCGCGAGGCACCTGGCCGAGCTCCAGGCTCCTCCCCAGGAAGCGCTGTCCGCCCGCGAGACGGTCTTCCTCGACGCGTCGCGCGGGGCCCTGCGCCGGGGCAAGCTGCTCACGCGTGCCCTGGCGGTGGGCTTCATCGCCTCCCTGGTGCTCGTGTACGCGGGGCTGAGGGTGAACGCCTGGTACACCCTGGATCGTCAGGTGCGCGCGCGCCTGGCCGAGGCCCGTCCCCTGCTGGAGCGCGCCCACGAGCAACGGCGCGCCCTGGAGCGCACCCGGGCGGAGTCCTTCGCCCTCTTCGACGCGGGCAAGCAGGAGGACGCCTCGACGCGCTGGGCCGAGGCGCTGCGGCTGTCGCGCGACACGGAGCGGGACTATCTGCTCGCCAGCGAGGCGATGGAGAAGGCCCTGGTGCTGGCGCCGGACCGGGAGGAGGTGCGCGAGGCCTTCGCCGACGTGCTCGCCGAGCGCGCGCTGCTCGCCGAGCGCGCCTTCCACCCCGGAGACCGGGACGAGCTGCTGCAACGGCTGAGCCTCTATGACACCTCGGGCACCCGGATGGTGCGATGGAACGCGCCCATGCGCCTGAGCGTGCGCACCCGGCCCACGGGGGCCACGGTGACGCTGGCCCGCTACACGCTCGTGGACGACCAGTACGTCCCCACCCCGGCGCCCGTCCCTGGCCCGACACCGCAGGAGGGACTGTCCCTGGAGCGCAGCTCGTGGCTGGTGGAAGTGAGCGCTCCCGGCCATGCCCCGGTGCGCTACCCCCTGCGCGCCGAGCCGGGCACGGAGCGCGTCCTGGAGCTGGTGCTCCCCGAGGAGCGACAGGTGCCCCCGGGCTTCGTCTACGTGCCGCGCGGCGCCTTCCTCTTCGGCACCGCCGCGGAGGAGAGCATCCGCCGCTTCTTCAACACCACGCCGCTGCACCCGGTGGAGACGGGCCCCTACCTCATCTCCCGCACCGAGGTGACCTATGGCGAGTACCTCGAGTGGCTGGAGACGCTGCCGCCCGAGCGCTTCGCCCGCCATGTGCCCCATGGAGCCTCGGCGACGTCGGTGAACGCCGAGGTGAAGCTGACGCGCTCGCCGGAGGGCTGGTGGCGCCTGCGCATCATGCCCAACGTGGTGGCCTACGAGGCGAAAGAGGGCGAGCCCATCCGCTACACCTCGCGCCCCCGCGACGTGGAGCAGGACTGGCGACGCATGCCGGTGGGGGCCATCGACTACGAGGATGCCCGGGCCTACGCCGCCTGGTTGGCGAGCACGGGCCGGGTGCCCGGGGCGCGGTTGTGCACCGAGTGGGAGTGGGAGCGCGCCGCCCGGGGCGCCGACGAGCGCGAGTTCCCCCAGGGCGACGTGCTCCTGCCGCACCAGGCCAACTTCGACGAGACCTACGGCAAGGTGGGCGCCAACTTCGGCCCGGACGAGGTGGGCCGTCACCCCGGCTCGCGCAGCCCCTTCGGGCTGGAGGACATGTCCGGCAACGTCTGGGAATGGGTCGACTCGGTGCTCGCGCCCGGCCGTCCGGTGGCTCGCGGGGGGAGCTACTACTACGCCGCCAGCACCGCCCGGGTCACCAACCGCGAGTCCCCCGAGCCCAATTTCAGGGATTTGAGCGTGGGCCTGCGTCTGTGCGCGTCGGCTCCACCCGGAGTGCAATGA
- a CDS encoding RNA-binding domain-containing protein: MLRVEELERLLVDLESHRVERKQSLSDPEKIRQAICAFANDLPATGLPGYLFVGVDDAGVPTGKPITDQNLLTLADMRSDGNILPPPRMNVEKVVFRGASVAVVEVFPAAAPPVRFKGQVWVRVGPRRATATADEERVLSERSIANARTFDQRACPGARLDDLAIDSILNDYLPRAVARSVLAENHRSVEEKLAALRLFDLRRGEPTYAAILLFGKNPLEFVPGAYIQFVRFNGDTQVDPVQDQKELKGNLFTTLIQLDTLLPLQVRTARVQGPRLVAEERSDYPIIAVRELALNALLHRNYEHTSAPVRLNWFASKVEIHSPGGLYGQVTPQNFRSVSDYRNPVLGEAMKVLGYVERFGVGIARAEAALAGNGNPPAEFVIEPTHMLVTLRSAS; the protein is encoded by the coding sequence ATGCTGCGGGTCGAGGAGCTGGAGCGGTTGCTGGTGGACCTGGAGTCCCACCGGGTCGAGCGCAAGCAGTCGCTGAGTGACCCGGAGAAGATTCGTCAGGCCATCTGCGCCTTCGCCAATGACCTGCCCGCAACGGGTCTACCCGGCTATCTCTTCGTGGGGGTCGACGATGCTGGCGTGCCGACGGGCAAGCCCATCACCGACCAGAATCTCCTGACGCTGGCGGACATGCGCTCGGATGGAAACATCCTCCCGCCACCCCGGATGAATGTCGAGAAGGTCGTCTTTCGTGGAGCCTCCGTGGCCGTGGTCGAGGTGTTCCCGGCGGCGGCGCCTCCGGTTCGGTTCAAGGGCCAGGTCTGGGTGAGAGTGGGGCCACGCCGGGCGACCGCCACCGCGGATGAGGAGCGGGTTCTGTCCGAGCGGAGCATCGCGAATGCACGGACGTTCGACCAGCGGGCCTGTCCAGGTGCGCGGCTCGATGACCTGGCGATCGACTCCATCCTCAACGACTACCTTCCGAGAGCCGTGGCCCGGAGTGTGCTCGCCGAGAATCACAGATCCGTGGAAGAGAAGCTGGCGGCCCTGCGGCTCTTCGATCTTCGCCGGGGAGAGCCCACCTACGCCGCCATTCTGCTCTTTGGGAAGAACCCGCTGGAGTTCGTCCCGGGCGCGTATATCCAGTTCGTCCGCTTCAACGGGGATACCCAGGTCGATCCCGTGCAGGATCAGAAGGAGCTGAAGGGCAACCTCTTCACGACCTTGATCCAACTCGACACGTTGCTGCCCCTCCAGGTGCGAACGGCACGGGTCCAGGGGCCGCGTCTGGTCGCGGAGGAACGCTCCGACTATCCGATCATCGCCGTCAGGGAGTTGGCCCTCAACGCATTGCTTCACCGCAACTATGAGCACACCAGCGCGCCCGTACGTCTCAACTGGTTCGCGAGCAAGGTGGAGATCCACAGTCCTGGCGGACTTTATGGGCAGGTGACGCCGCAGAACTTCCGCAGCGTGAGTGACTACCGCAACCCGGTACTGGGCGAGGCCATGAAGGTCCTGGGGTATGTGGAACGTTTTGGTGTGGGGATCGCGCGTGCGGAGGCCGCATTGGCTGGTAATGGCAACCCTCCCGCCGAGTTCGTCATCGAGCCGACTCACATGCTGGTGACGCTCCGGAGCGCATCGTGA